One stretch of Scophthalmus maximus strain ysfricsl-2021 chromosome 12, ASM2237912v1, whole genome shotgun sequence DNA includes these proteins:
- the LOC118287842 gene encoding thioredoxin: MVRNVLNLDQFKKELKDAGDKLVVVGFKATWCGPCKMIGPYYDQLSESAEFSDVVFLLVDVDEAARDFAQSSEISAMPTFQFYKNGNMVDHFTGAIRDKLLQFLRRLK; encoded by the exons ATGGTTAGAAATGTGCTAAATTTG GATCAGTTCAAAAAAGAACTGAAGGATGCCGGGGACaaactggtggtggtggggttcaAGGCCACGTGGTGCGGGCCCTGTAAAATGATCGGCCCCTATTATGAC CAACTGTCAGAGAGCGCCGAGTTCAGTGACGTGGTTTTCCTGCTGGTGGACGTCGACGAAGCTGCtaga GATTTCGCTCAATCCTCCGAAATATCAGCCATGCCCACATTCCAATTTTACAAGAATGGAAATATG GTGGACCACTTCACTGGTGCCATTCGAGACAAGCTGCTCCAATTTCTGAGGAGGTTGAAATAA